The Sulfurospirillum halorespirans DSM 13726 genome has a window encoding:
- the ccsA gene encoding cytochrome c biogenesis protein CcsA, which yields MDFVLKQVFSMKSAIILLLFFGLFSGVATFIENDFGVETSWALIYTSWWFELLQVALCVILIYNMIRYKIYTLDKLPSFLFHISFVFILIGSGVTRYFGFEGSLHVRNGMLENKVVSSDAFIQASALKEGKTYSYAKPQLISHVGGNRFSFAFDVGGDQAAVKFKEYLPNATAKVVDDPSGVPMISMMLSGYGESLSVVLKEGETYETSEYIFSFNAKPVQSAKEIIAFTLEEGKFYFSSKSKIAWFKMVENKRGEYEADTKEDFITGQLYTIGNINFAPRYIGLKGKEKVIEDKTPMAKGNATSAVIVDVSFKGETKEVAMFGHGKGSQGAPTKEIIAGIPFIFEWGSQIFELPFDIKLNEFQLDRYPGSMSPMSYASEVEVVDTEKGVHMPFRIYMNHVLDYRGFRFFQSSYDTDEKGTILSVNNDPGKIPTYFGYFLLSLGLFLNLLNPKSRFRKLASMVQRDMTKMKSLFLALFIGLSLMHSSGLQAATTYTNEDYIAFLKQYDVKHADQFGRLLAQSADGRIKPIDTISTELLNKIYGGSTFEGMSANQVALSMMSSPAEWQSLPIIKVFHPELKKIIGIAENQKYASFNDFFEKEGDHAFKLTKYSEEANRKKPALRNQFDKDILKVDERVNICYMVYTGEVFKMIPKQNDLSKRWFAPQEAVMNFSKQEGDEVRALLGGYFEAISEGLEKSSWESANKALEKLQSYQEQYGSEIIPSESRIKAEIFFNHAKIFDRLTPVYLLSGLVLLCFIFAKMINPALRIVTVTKIVFAINFMAFLAHTGGLGLRWYISTHAPWSDGYESMIYIAWALALAGIFFSRQSVVSLALTSILTGVTLFVAHLSWMDPQITNLVPVLKSYWLNIHVSVITASYGFFGLCAILGLFTLILFILRDKKTSKRNQEIDRNIIEATRINEMAMILGLSLLAVGNFLGGVWANESWGRYWGWDPKETWALVSILIYAAIVHFRFVPKLSTPFAFAVASTVAFSSIIMTYFGVNFYLSGMHSYAAGDPIPVPTFVYYTIIIVSLVIAFAYPKRDITKIA from the coding sequence ATGGATTTTGTATTGAAGCAGGTTTTTTCGATGAAGTCAGCGATCATTCTTTTACTGTTTTTTGGACTTTTTAGTGGTGTTGCTACGTTTATTGAAAATGATTTTGGTGTCGAAACCAGTTGGGCACTGATTTATACCTCTTGGTGGTTTGAGCTACTTCAAGTCGCCTTATGTGTCATTCTCATCTACAATATGATCCGATATAAAATTTATACCCTTGATAAACTTCCTTCCTTTCTTTTCCATATCAGTTTTGTTTTTATCCTTATAGGATCAGGCGTTACGCGCTATTTTGGCTTTGAAGGATCTTTACATGTAAGAAATGGAATGCTGGAAAATAAGGTCGTCTCTAGCGATGCGTTTATTCAAGCCAGTGCTCTTAAAGAGGGAAAAACCTACAGCTATGCTAAGCCTCAACTGATTTCACATGTTGGCGGCAATCGATTTTCGTTTGCATTTGATGTGGGTGGCGATCAAGCGGCGGTGAAATTTAAAGAGTATCTGCCCAATGCGACAGCAAAAGTTGTGGATGATCCTTCTGGCGTGCCAATGATTTCGATGATGCTCAGTGGATATGGCGAAAGCTTGAGCGTTGTGCTCAAAGAGGGCGAAACATACGAAACCAGTGAATATATTTTTAGTTTCAATGCCAAACCTGTGCAAAGTGCCAAAGAGATCATCGCGTTTACCCTAGAAGAAGGCAAATTTTACTTCTCCTCCAAATCGAAAATCGCATGGTTTAAAATGGTTGAGAACAAACGGGGCGAATACGAAGCCGATACCAAAGAGGACTTCATCACAGGACAGCTTTATACCATTGGCAATATCAATTTTGCTCCACGCTACATCGGCTTAAAAGGTAAAGAAAAAGTCATTGAAGATAAAACGCCTATGGCAAAAGGCAATGCGACATCTGCGGTCATTGTCGATGTCAGCTTTAAAGGGGAAACCAAAGAGGTCGCTATGTTTGGTCATGGCAAAGGAAGTCAGGGTGCACCAACCAAAGAGATCATCGCGGGTATTCCTTTTATCTTTGAATGGGGTTCACAAATTTTTGAACTTCCCTTTGACATCAAACTCAATGAATTTCAACTCGATCGTTACCCTGGCTCTATGTCACCGATGTCCTATGCCAGTGAAGTTGAAGTGGTGGACACAGAAAAAGGTGTGCATATGCCATTTCGTATTTATATGAACCACGTACTCGACTACCGGGGCTTTCGTTTCTTCCAAAGCTCGTACGATACCGATGAAAAAGGAACCATTTTGTCTGTCAATAACGATCCTGGAAAAATTCCAACGTATTTTGGTTATTTTCTGTTATCTCTTGGTCTTTTTCTCAATCTTCTCAATCCCAAGAGTCGTTTCCGTAAACTAGCAAGCATGGTGCAAAGAGATATGACAAAGATGAAATCTCTCTTTTTAGCACTTTTTATAGGGCTTTCTTTGATGCACAGCAGCGGTTTACAGGCTGCTACGACGTACACGAATGAAGATTACATCGCTTTTTTAAAACAGTACGATGTCAAACATGCCGATCAATTTGGAAGGCTGTTGGCTCAAAGTGCCGATGGAAGAATCAAACCTATCGATACAATTTCCACGGAGCTTTTGAATAAAATTTATGGTGGCTCTACATTTGAGGGCATGAGTGCCAATCAAGTGGCTCTCAGTATGATGAGTTCACCTGCGGAGTGGCAAAGTTTGCCGATTATTAAGGTGTTTCATCCTGAACTTAAAAAAATTATTGGCATTGCGGAAAATCAAAAATACGCCTCATTTAATGACTTTTTTGAAAAAGAGGGCGATCATGCTTTTAAACTGACGAAATACTCAGAAGAGGCGAATCGTAAAAAACCAGCTCTTCGCAATCAGTTCGATAAAGACATTCTCAAAGTAGACGAACGCGTTAACATCTGCTATATGGTCTATACGGGTGAAGTTTTCAAAATGATTCCAAAGCAAAATGACCTCTCCAAACGTTGGTTTGCACCTCAAGAAGCGGTGATGAATTTCTCCAAACAAGAAGGCGATGAAGTCAGAGCGCTCCTTGGTGGCTATTTTGAAGCGATCAGTGAAGGACTGGAAAAAAGCAGTTGGGAAAGTGCCAATAAAGCACTTGAAAAGCTTCAGTCGTATCAAGAGCAGTATGGTTCTGAAATTATCCCCAGTGAGAGTCGCATTAAAGCGGAGATTTTCTTTAACCATGCGAAGATTTTTGATCGTTTGACCCCTGTTTATCTCTTGAGCGGTTTAGTATTGCTCTGTTTTATCTTTGCTAAAATGATTAACCCTGCTTTACGTATTGTGACAGTGACAAAAATTGTTTTTGCAATCAATTTTATGGCATTTTTAGCGCATACAGGAGGCTTGGGGCTTAGGTGGTATATCTCAACCCATGCACCATGGAGTGATGGCTATGAGTCGATGATCTACATTGCGTGGGCGTTAGCACTTGCAGGTATTTTCTTCTCACGCCAATCGGTTGTCTCGCTTGCACTAACCTCTATTTTAACGGGTGTGACGCTCTTTGTGGCGCATCTAAGTTGGATGGACCCCCAAATTACGAACCTTGTACCGGTTTTAAAATCCTACTGGCTTAATATCCACGTTTCGGTGATTACGGCGAGTTATGGTTTCTTTGGATTGTGTGCCATTTTAGGCTTATTTACATTGATTCTTTTTATTTTGCGTGACAAAAAAACTTCTAAGCGTAACCAAGAGATTGATCGAAACATCATTGAAGCAACACGCATTAATGAAATGGCGATGATCTTAGGTCTAAGCCTTCTTGCCGTGGGTAACTTTTTAGGTGGCGTTTGGGCGAATGAGTCTTGGGGAAGGTATTGGGGTTGGGATCCAAAAGAGACATGGGCATTGGTATCAATTTTGATTTATGCCGCGATTGTGCATTTTAGATTTGTTCCTAAACTTAGCACTCCTTTTGCGTTTGCAGTTGCATCAACTGTTGCCTTCTCTTCGATCATTATGACCTATTTTGGTGTGAACTTTTACCTCTCAGGCATGCACTCGTACGCCGCAGGTGACCCGATCCCTGTTCCAACGTTTGTCTACTACACGATTATTATTGTAAGCCTTGTCATAGCCTTTGCCTATCCTAAACGCGATATCACAAAAATAGCGTAA
- the guaB gene encoding IMP dehydrogenase, with protein MKIRKRALTFEDVLLVPKYSEILPKEVDIKTKLTKNITLNIPLVSAAMDTVTEHRAAIMMARLGGIGIIHKNMDIESQVREIRRVKKSESGIIIDPVSIKATATLKEALTIMSEYRISGVPVIDDNDTLIGILTNRDLRFENDYSKNVEELMTKMPLITVKKGTTLDDAEAIFRTNKVEKLPIVDENNKLAGLITIKDLKKRQEYPHANKDSFGRLRVGAAIGVGQLDRARALEEAGVDVLVLDSAHGHSKGIIDTVKLIKKELKVDIIAGNIATSEAAEALVAAGVDGIKVGIGPGSICTTRIVSGVGVPQISAIEECAEVGKKHGVPVIADGGIKYSGDFAKALAAGAQSVMVGSLLAGTDESPGEFITYQGRQYKTYRGMGSIGAMTKGSSDRYFQEGTAADKLVPEGIEGRVPHAGSIRDVIFQMVGGLRSSMGYVGARDILDYQEKAEFVEITSAGLKESHVHDVIITHEAPNYRVN; from the coding sequence ATGAAAATTAGAAAAAGAGCATTGACATTTGAAGACGTATTATTGGTTCCAAAATATTCAGAGATTTTGCCTAAAGAGGTCGATATTAAAACAAAACTAACGAAAAATATCACTCTCAATATCCCTCTTGTATCGGCTGCAATGGATACGGTAACGGAACACCGTGCGGCGATTATGATGGCGCGTCTTGGGGGCATTGGTATTATTCACAAAAATATGGACATCGAATCTCAGGTACGTGAAATCAGACGTGTTAAAAAAAGTGAGAGTGGCATCATCATCGATCCCGTCTCCATTAAAGCAACGGCAACGCTTAAAGAAGCACTTACTATCATGTCAGAATACCGTATTTCGGGTGTTCCTGTGATTGATGATAACGATACATTGATTGGTATTTTAACCAACCGTGACCTTCGTTTTGAAAATGACTACAGCAAAAACGTCGAAGAGTTGATGACCAAAATGCCTCTGATTACCGTCAAAAAAGGAACGACCTTGGATGATGCTGAGGCGATTTTTAGAACGAACAAGGTAGAAAAACTTCCTATCGTCGATGAAAATAACAAACTTGCAGGTTTGATTACGATTAAAGATCTTAAAAAACGTCAAGAGTATCCGCATGCAAACAAAGACAGTTTTGGAAGACTTCGTGTCGGTGCGGCTATTGGTGTGGGGCAATTAGATCGTGCGCGTGCTTTAGAAGAAGCAGGTGTGGATGTCTTGGTTCTTGATTCGGCTCATGGACATTCAAAAGGGATTATCGATACGGTTAAACTCATCAAAAAAGAGCTGAAAGTCGATATTATTGCTGGAAATATCGCAACCTCAGAAGCGGCGGAAGCTTTAGTAGCTGCAGGCGTGGATGGCATTAAAGTAGGCATAGGACCTGGAAGTATTTGTACAACGCGTATTGTCTCGGGTGTGGGTGTTCCTCAGATCTCTGCGATTGAAGAGTGCGCCGAAGTGGGTAAAAAACACGGTGTACCCGTCATTGCCGATGGTGGTATTAAGTACTCTGGCGATTTTGCTAAAGCCTTAGCCGCAGGTGCTCAAAGCGTTATGGTTGGAAGCTTGCTTGCAGGAACCGATGAGAGTCCGGGTGAATTTATCACCTATCAAGGACGTCAATACAAAACGTATCGCGGTATGGGAAGCATTGGTGCAATGACCAAAGGAAGCAGCGATCGTTACTTCCAAGAGGGAACAGCGGCGGATAAACTCGTACCTGAAGGCATCGAAGGGCGTGTACCGCATGCAGGCTCTATTCGCGATGTCATCTTCCAAATGGTAGGCGGCCTTCGCTCTTCCATGGGCTATGTGGGTGCGCGTGATATTCTTGATTACCAAGAGAAAGCGGAATTTGTAGAGATTACGAGTGCGGGTCTTAAAGAGAGCCATGTGCATGATGTTATCATTACCCACGAAGCACCTAATTACAGAGTGAACTAA
- a CDS encoding CinA family protein, whose protein sequence is MKSSLIVVGKALRYNLPFLNYIHATITKHLDLPDQTVYIDKNDKDLFFVLEESIAHADEIVIVTSNDSFNLVNKVIATLGEESLELKGGMLIPSKAVRFEDNSYLLDRSGKHINVIKARENKQLPPLLIQNSNASALFSIINIDEDSLKILVEPLAQNYEIRITPTTIVDGWINVEAISNKYGNLENFFKAVKSLLPQKVINHPDVIMHIAQCLESEGQTLSIAESCTGGLIASMLTKRSGVSAVFKGGLVTYSNEIKESWLGVSPETIDQFGAVSELCVREMLEGVLNASLSDYAIATSGVAGPTGGSIEKPVGTVYVGARNKKGDVLIERLLLEGDREYIQTQSAYHALKLLLHVGESIFLKSEKMS, encoded by the coding sequence ATGAAAAGCTCTTTGATCGTTGTGGGAAAAGCATTGCGATACAATCTGCCATTTTTAAATTACATTCATGCAACTATTACCAAACATCTTGATCTTCCCGATCAAACCGTTTACATCGATAAAAACGATAAAGATCTTTTTTTCGTCCTCGAAGAGTCCATCGCGCATGCCGATGAAATCGTTATTGTCACTTCCAATGACAGTTTCAATTTGGTTAATAAGGTCATTGCGACATTGGGCGAAGAGTCTTTAGAGCTCAAAGGGGGCATGCTCATTCCTTCCAAAGCGGTTCGTTTTGAAGACAATAGCTATCTTTTAGACCGATCTGGCAAGCACATCAATGTCATCAAAGCACGTGAAAACAAACAATTACCTCCACTTCTCATTCAAAACAGCAACGCATCGGCACTTTTCTCGATCATTAATATTGATGAAGATTCCCTCAAAATTCTCGTCGAACCGCTGGCTCAAAATTATGAAATTCGCATCACACCGACCACCATTGTTGATGGCTGGATCAATGTTGAAGCAATCTCGAACAAATACGGCAATTTGGAAAATTTCTTTAAAGCGGTCAAATCACTTCTACCTCAAAAAGTCATTAACCACCCCGATGTCATCATGCACATCGCGCAATGTTTGGAAAGTGAAGGACAGACACTCAGCATTGCTGAGAGTTGCACGGGAGGATTGATTGCTTCAATGCTCACAAAACGTTCAGGCGTATCGGCTGTTTTCAAAGGCGGTCTTGTGACCTACTCCAATGAAATTAAAGAATCATGGTTGGGTGTGAGTCCAGAAACGATCGATCAGTTCGGAGCCGTGAGTGAACTGTGCGTGCGTGAAATGCTGGAAGGTGTGCTCAATGCGAGCCTCTCTGATTACGCAATTGCCACCAGTGGCGTGGCTGGTCCTACAGGAGGAAGCATCGAAAAACCCGTTGGCACCGTTTATGTAGGCGCACGCAATAAAAAGGGTGATGTGCTCATTGAAAGGCTTCTTTTGGAGGGTGACCGTGAGTACATCCAAACTCAAAGTGCCTACCATGCTTTAAAGTTGCTTTTACATGTAGGCGAAAGCATTTTTTTAAAAAGTGAAAAAATGTCTTGA
- the metX gene encoding homoserine O-acetyltransferase MetX: protein MKIQTAIAHFDEPLYLESGRILETYELKYEMYGEMNETKSNVIVVFHALTGSYHAAGRYEGETKAGWWDPLIGDGKIIDTTHFCVICVNILGSCFGSTGPMSVNVKTKEPLRLKFPVLTISDMVRAQMNLFARLGIKEAYAIIGGSLGGMQGLCMSIEYPEFAKRVILLATTYATGPWAIAWNKIAIEGIVNDPRFKNGNYNPEDFEEEGLLSFAIGRMAGHISFLSPYSMNKKFGRNYVETDGLYELFGRFQVERYMEYNGYSFAKRFDPLSYLYIIKAMNIFDATRNYDSLEDSIKHIKAKLTLISFQGDCLFMPEEMALIKTTLENMGRSDRVDYVCIDSQYGHDAFLVEYDKFDFYIKKALESKV, encoded by the coding sequence GTGAAAATTCAAACGGCGATTGCCCATTTTGATGAACCCCTCTATTTGGAGAGTGGGCGTATCTTAGAAACCTACGAGCTCAAGTACGAGATGTACGGTGAAATGAACGAGACCAAAAGCAATGTCATCGTGGTTTTTCATGCCCTTACGGGAAGTTACCATGCGGCAGGTCGTTATGAAGGCGAAACCAAAGCAGGGTGGTGGGATCCGCTCATAGGTGATGGCAAGATCATTGATACGACGCATTTTTGTGTCATTTGTGTCAATATTTTGGGAAGCTGTTTTGGCTCCACGGGACCGATGAGTGTGAATGTAAAAACCAAAGAGCCGTTGCGTCTGAAATTTCCTGTTTTAACGATCAGCGATATGGTCAGAGCGCAAATGAACCTTTTTGCGCGCCTTGGTATCAAAGAGGCGTATGCGATCATTGGAGGTTCACTGGGTGGCATGCAGGGTCTTTGTATGTCCATTGAGTATCCTGAGTTTGCCAAACGGGTGATACTGCTTGCGACCACGTATGCAACAGGTCCTTGGGCGATTGCGTGGAATAAAATCGCGATAGAGGGCATTGTGAATGACCCTCGGTTTAAAAATGGCAATTATAATCCCGAAGATTTTGAAGAAGAGGGACTGCTGAGCTTTGCGATTGGTCGTATGGCGGGGCATATTAGTTTTTTAAGTCCCTATTCGATGAACAAAAAATTTGGACGTAATTACGTTGAGACGGACGGTTTGTACGAGCTTTTTGGACGTTTTCAGGTCGAGCGTTATATGGAGTACAACGGTTACAGTTTTGCCAAGCGGTTTGATCCGCTGAGTTACCTTTACATCATTAAAGCGATGAATATCTTTGATGCAACGCGTAATTATGACTCGTTGGAAGATTCGATCAAGCATATTAAAGCCAAACTGACCCTGATCTCGTTTCAAGGCGATTGCCTGTTTATGCCCGAAGAGATGGCATTGATTAAGACAACGCTGGAAAATATGGGAAGATCTGACCGTGTCGATTATGTCTGCATTGATAGCCAATATGGGCATGATGCCTTTTTGGTTGAGTACGACAAGTTTGATTTTTACATTAAAAAAGCACTGGAATCAAAAGTTTAG
- the gatA gene encoding Asp-tRNA(Asn)/Glu-tRNA(Gln) amidotransferase subunit GatA, which yields MITLKEALGLPAEAIAEIREDLKRAIEAKKELGAYIEQLTCKPMSECGAGIPIAIKDNIQVNGWEVTSGSNILQGYVAPYNATVIDNMLRHGLSPFGRTNMDEFAMGSSTESSFYGKTLNPHNPNCVPGGSSGGSAAAVAGGIAIAALGSDTGGSIRQPAAFCGCVGLKPTYGKVSRYGLGAYSSSLDQIGPITQNVEDAAILYDIIAGHEPKDSTSANIAHQSVADKLNADRKMTIAVIENYLNEASPEVRERMMDGIRALEKAGHKIIYRNFINNKYDIAAYYVIATAEASANLSRYDGVRYGNRGSNENLKEMFIQSRSLGFGEEVKRRILLGTFVLSSGYYDAYYIKAQKARHFIKAQYEAIFKEADLIFMPVTPTTAFEFGSKADPLEMYLSDIYTISLNLAGLPGISVPLGKDSKGLPVGGQLIAQAYGEQALLDGALSLERELGL from the coding sequence TTGATTACATTGAAAGAGGCATTAGGACTCCCTGCTGAAGCCATTGCTGAGATACGTGAAGATTTAAAAAGAGCGATTGAAGCTAAAAAAGAGCTGGGTGCCTACATTGAACAGCTTACATGTAAACCAATGAGCGAGTGCGGTGCAGGTATTCCGATTGCGATTAAAGACAACATTCAAGTGAACGGTTGGGAAGTAACGAGCGGTTCCAACATCCTCCAAGGCTATGTTGCACCTTACAATGCAACCGTCATTGACAACATGCTTCGTCATGGACTCTCCCCGTTTGGTCGAACCAATATGGATGAATTTGCCATGGGAAGCTCAACCGAATCCTCGTTTTATGGCAAAACCTTAAATCCGCACAATCCAAACTGCGTCCCCGGCGGCAGCAGTGGTGGAAGTGCCGCTGCCGTTGCGGGTGGCATCGCGATTGCAGCCCTTGGCAGTGATACAGGTGGAAGCATTCGCCAACCTGCCGCTTTTTGTGGCTGTGTAGGACTTAAACCCACCTATGGAAAAGTGAGTCGTTACGGTTTGGGTGCGTATTCAAGCTCACTCGATCAGATCGGGCCAATTACCCAAAATGTCGAAGATGCGGCGATTTTGTATGACATCATTGCAGGACACGAGCCAAAAGACTCGACCAGTGCAAATATAGCGCATCAAAGTGTGGCAGATAAGCTCAATGCGGATCGTAAAATGACGATCGCTGTGATTGAAAATTACCTCAATGAAGCGAGTCCAGAAGTGCGTGAACGCATGATGGATGGCATCCGTGCTTTAGAAAAAGCGGGACATAAAATTATTTATCGCAATTTCATCAATAACAAATATGACATCGCGGCGTATTATGTGATTGCCACCGCAGAAGCGAGTGCAAACTTGAGCCGTTACGATGGCGTTCGTTATGGCAACCGTGGAAGCAATGAAAACCTTAAAGAGATGTTTATTCAAAGCCGAAGCCTTGGGTTTGGCGAAGAGGTGAAGCGAAGAATTTTGCTGGGGACGTTTGTTTTAAGCAGTGGTTATTATGATGCGTATTACATCAAAGCACAAAAGGCGCGCCATTTTATCAAGGCGCAATATGAAGCCATATTTAAAGAGGCTGATCTGATTTTTATGCCAGTCACGCCAACCACTGCCTTCGAGTTTGGTTCAAAAGCGGATCCGTTGGAGATGTATTTGAGTGATATTTACACGATTTCACTCAATCTTGCAGGACTTCCAGGTATTTCAGTGCCTCTTGGCAAGGATAGTAAAGGTCTGCCTGTTGGCGGGCAATTGATCGCTCAAGCGTACGGTGAGCAGGCACTCTTAGATGGAGCGCTGAGCTTAGAGAGAGAATTAGGGTTATAA
- the ileS gene encoding isoleucine--tRNA ligase → MDYKETLLLPQTDFPMRGNLPQNEPARYAKWFSKEGSAYAKMIHNRENAPTTFILHDGPPYANGHIHIGHALNKILKDVIVKTHYFFGEKVRYVPGWDCHGLPIEQQVEKNLGKEKKDALPKSKIRELCREHARKFIDIQREEFKSLGVIGDWDNPYMTMKFKFEADIYRALCGVADKGLLVERSKPVYWSWAARSALAEAEVEYEDKEDYSIFVAFALTPEAKAKLEISVDASVIIWTTTPWTLPANVGIAFSPEENYVLTSDGYIVAEPLHVKLLEQGVVSGEIVKTFKASVLENSFAINPLNGRKAQFVLGEHVTMDGGSGCVHTAPGHGDEDYKVGLRYGLEVIMPVDERGCYDETVVRLGLLPDAQSFVGEHIFKCNERILELLGTRLLKCSKFTHSYPFCWRTHQPVIYRATKQWFVAMDEAVDGRESLRKMAMDELGKVRFYPKSGINRLGSMIENRPDWCISRQRDWGVPIAFFRDKTTGKPIFDTKVVTHIANIFEEKGADAWWDLEIKDLLVANSGYNPENLEKVMDILDVWFDSGSTWKAVLQSPEYDAGDYPASMYLEGSDQHRGWFQSSLLVSTANNGIAPYGKILTHGFTVDEKGEKMSKSKGNVVAPTDIAKSHGVEILRLWVGTSEYTTDLKISDNILKQISEQYRKIRNTFRFLLANINDLETILPYEQMGVLDQWILVHAKAVFDEAQGYFREYEFSKGFALLNHFIAVELSGIYLDISKDRLYCNAKNDTIRLSAQSAMALIAEKLMVLMAPTLTYTIDEMMEYAPAILKSKGESVFDLVYASLPAMTTAFDEAYMVEAREKFFEIVDVLKKEKIIKSTLELVLQTTSAKIGALEKVDAEDWFTVSKVIEHNEEGEMGVFEVAGDTFKILKATKCKCPRCWKYKSKSEEELCHRCNEALNG, encoded by the coding sequence ATGGACTATAAAGAGACCTTGCTTCTTCCTCAGACCGATTTTCCAATGCGCGGCAACCTCCCTCAAAACGAGCCTGCACGCTATGCCAAGTGGTTTTCCAAAGAGGGAAGCGCGTATGCAAAAATGATTCACAACAGAGAAAATGCCCCAACGACATTTATACTTCACGATGGCCCTCCGTATGCCAACGGGCACATTCATATCGGACATGCACTCAATAAAATTCTTAAAGATGTGATCGTTAAAACCCACTATTTTTTCGGTGAAAAAGTCCGTTATGTTCCCGGTTGGGATTGCCATGGTTTGCCGATTGAGCAACAAGTGGAAAAGAATCTTGGAAAAGAGAAAAAAGACGCACTTCCTAAAAGTAAAATTCGCGAATTGTGTCGTGAACATGCGCGCAAATTTATTGATATTCAACGTGAAGAGTTTAAATCTTTAGGCGTCATCGGCGATTGGGACAATCCGTATATGACGATGAAATTTAAATTTGAAGCCGACATTTACCGTGCTTTGTGCGGTGTTGCAGACAAAGGACTTTTGGTTGAGCGAAGCAAACCGGTTTACTGGTCATGGGCAGCAAGAAGTGCGTTAGCCGAAGCCGAAGTGGAATATGAAGATAAAGAAGACTACTCCATCTTTGTAGCCTTTGCACTCACACCTGAGGCAAAAGCAAAACTAGAGATTAGCGTTGATGCTTCAGTGATTATCTGGACAACAACGCCTTGGACACTGCCCGCAAACGTCGGTATTGCGTTTAGCCCCGAAGAAAATTATGTGCTCACCAGTGACGGTTACATCGTGGCTGAACCTTTACATGTAAAGCTTTTGGAGCAAGGTGTGGTGAGCGGTGAAATCGTTAAAACCTTTAAAGCCAGCGTGCTTGAAAACAGCTTTGCGATCAATCCACTTAATGGTCGTAAAGCACAGTTTGTATTAGGCGAACATGTCACAATGGATGGCGGCAGTGGCTGTGTTCATACGGCTCCGGGTCATGGCGATGAGGACTACAAAGTAGGGCTTCGTTACGGACTTGAAGTCATTATGCCTGTGGACGAGCGCGGCTGTTACGATGAAACCGTCGTTCGTTTAGGACTACTTCCTGATGCTCAGAGTTTTGTAGGCGAGCATATCTTTAAATGCAACGAGCGTATTTTAGAACTTTTGGGCACACGACTTTTGAAATGTTCAAAGTTTACCCACTCCTATCCATTTTGTTGGAGAACCCATCAGCCTGTTATTTACCGTGCAACCAAACAGTGGTTTGTGGCAATGGACGAAGCCGTTGATGGACGTGAGAGCCTTCGTAAAATGGCGATGGACGAGCTTGGAAAAGTTCGTTTCTACCCAAAATCGGGCATTAACCGTTTAGGTTCGATGATCGAGAATCGCCCTGATTGGTGTATTTCTCGTCAGCGTGACTGGGGTGTTCCTATCGCATTTTTCAGAGACAAAACAACGGGTAAACCGATCTTTGATACAAAAGTGGTGACGCATATCGCGAATATTTTTGAAGAAAAAGGTGCGGATGCGTGGTGGGATTTAGAGATTAAAGACCTTTTGGTTGCAAACAGCGGTTACAACCCTGAAAATCTTGAAAAAGTGATGGATATTTTGGATGTTTGGTTTGACAGCGGAAGTACGTGGAAAGCGGTTCTTCAGTCACCTGAGTATGACGCAGGGGATTACCCAGCGTCGATGTATTTGGAAGGAAGCGATCAACATCGTGGTTGGTTCCAAAGCTCACTTTTAGTCAGTACCGCCAATAACGGCATCGCGCCGTACGGTAAAATCTTAACACACGGATTTACGGTCGATGAGAAGGGCGAGAAAATGAGCAAATCCAAGGGCAATGTTGTTGCCCCGACCGATATTGCGAAAAGCCATGGTGTCGAGATTTTACGTCTTTGGGTTGGCACGAGCGAATACACGACCGACCTTAAAATCAGCGACAATATTTTAAAACAGATCAGCGAGCAATACCGTAAAATTCGTAATACATTCCGATTTTTACTGGCAAATATCAATGATTTAGAGACAATTTTACCCTACGAGCAGATGGGTGTGCTTGATCAGTGGATTTTAGTGCATGCCAAAGCGGTTTTTGATGAAGCGCAGGGTTACTTTAGAGAGTATGAATTCTCCAAAGGGTTTGCACTTCTTAACCATTTTATTGCCGTGGAACTTAGCGGAATTTATCTTGATATTTCTAAAGACAGGCTTTATTGTAACGCTAAAAATGACACGATTCGTCTCTCTGCACAAAGTGCGATGGCGCTCATTGCGGAGAAATTGATGGTGTTGATGGCACCAACGTTGACCTATACGATTGATGAGATGATGGAGTACGCACCTGCCATTTTGAAAAGCAAAGGCGAGAGTGTTTTTGACCTTGTGTATGCGTCACTTCCTGCGATGACAACGGCGTTTGATGAAGCGTATATGGTCGAAGCACGTGAGAAATTCTTTGAGATCGTTGATGTACTTAAAAAAGAGAAAATCATCAAATCAACGTTAGAGTTAGTGCTTCAAACCACATCAGCGAAAATTGGGGCACTCGAAAAAGTGGACGCGGAAGATTGGTTTACGGTCAGCAAAGTGATCGAGCACAACGAAGAGGGCGAAATGGGCGTATTTGAAGTAGCAGGCGATACATTTAAAATCCTCAAAGCGACCAAATGCAAATGCCCACGTTGCTGGAAATACAAATCAAAAAGCGAAGAAGAGCTGTGCCACCGATGCAATGAGGCACTCAATGGTTGA